Proteins from a genomic interval of Salmo trutta chromosome 39, fSalTru1.1, whole genome shotgun sequence:
- the LOC115179672 gene encoding nuclear receptor subfamily 4 group A member 2 isoform X1, translated as MPCVQAQCGSSPQGASPASQQSASSFHAAGEHHSHNCDFLTPEFVKFSMDLTNTEITSATITNLPNVGVFVDSYCNNSNYDVKPPCLFQMPHPGEQSSIKVEDIPMYHQQSHHHQPHQSDEMVTPSGSIYYKPPSPHTQTFQSPPSHAWDDSGSLYSFHQDYLAVAHRMEQRKNAISRLSLFSLKHSQTGSPLSTCQMRFDGSLQVSVNPDTSGRYHGLESQGIFGSSSLRKQHRVGSPYSFQLGHGHHFMDNQAPSPPSKGSPTNTDALCAVCGDNAACQHYGVRTCEGCKGFFKRTVQKNAKYVCLAGKNCAVDKRRRNRCQYCRFQKCLVTGMVKEVVRTASLKGRRGRLPSKHKIQDPLSPVSILSALVRAHVDSNPSLSRLDYSRFQNNADSQITGDDTQHVQQFYDVLTVSMEIIRDWAQKIPGFTDLPRPDQDLLFESAFLELFVLRLAYRSNPEEGKLIFCNGLVLHRLQCRRGFGDWIDTIVEFSANLQSMNIDVATFSCICALATVTERHGLKEPRKVEELQNKMVNCLKDKVTFNDGSVSRPNHLSKLLGKLPELRTLCTQGLQRIFYLKLEDLVPPPAIIDKLFLDTLPF; from the exons ATGCCGTGCGTCCAGGCTCAGTGCGGATCGTCACCTCAAGGAGCTAGTCCCGCTTCGCAACAGAGCGCAAGCAGCTTCCACGCCGCTGGAGAGCACCACAGCCATAACTGCGACTTCCTAACGCCCGAGTTTGTCAAGTTTAGCATGGACCTGACCAACACAGAAATCACATCAGCCACTATCACCAATCTTCCAAATGTGGGTGTTTTCGTGGACAGCTACTGTAACAATTCGAACTATGACGTCAAACCCCCTTGTCTATTCCAAATGCCCCATCCGGGGGAGCAGTCATCCATCAAAGTTGAGGACATCCCCATGTACCACCAGCAGAGTCACCACCACCAGCCGCATCAGTCCGATGAGATGGTCACTCCCTCCGGGTCCATTTACTACAAGcccccctctccacacacacagacattccagAGTCCACCCAGCCATGCGTGGGATGATTCTGGATCTCTGTACAGTTTTCACCAGGACTACTTGGCGGTGGCGCACAGGATGGAGCAGCGGAAAAATGCCATATCCAGATTATCCTTGTTTTCTCTCAAGCATTCCCAAACCGGTAGTCCTTTGTCGACGTGCCAGATGAGATTTGACGGATCCCTCCAGGTGTCCGTGAACCCGGATACCTCAGGCAGGTATCATGGCTTGGAGAGCCAGGGCATCTTTGGTTCCAGCTCCTTAAGGAAACAGCACAGGGTGGGTTCCCCCTATTCGTTCCAGCTCGGTCACGGACATCACTTTATGGATAACCAAGCACCGTCGCCTCCTAGCAAAGGATCACCCACCAACACCGATGCTTTATGTGCCGTGTGTGGGGACAATGCCGCCTGTCAGCACTACGGCGTGCGCACCTGCGAGGGCTGTAAGGGATTCTTCAAG CGCACTGTCCAGAAAAATGCCAAATATGTGTGTTTAGCTGGGAAAAACTGTGCAGTTGACAAACGCCGGAGAAACAGGTGCCAATACTGCCGTTTCCAAAAGTGCCTTGTCACGGGAATGGTCAAAGAAG TCGTCAGGACTGCCAGTTTAAAGGGGCGACGGGGCCGGTTACCCTCCAAACATAAAATTCAAGACCCTTTGTCACCTGTCAGCATCCTTAGCGCGCTAGTGAGGGCCCATGTGGACTCCAACCCCTCATTGTCTCGACTGGACTACTCCCGG TTCCAGAATAATGCTGACAGCCAAATCACCGGAGATGACACGCAACATGTGCAGCAGTTCTACGACGTCCTGACCGTCTCCATGGAGATTATCCGCGACTGGGCGCAAAAGATCCCAGGTTTTACCGATCTGCCGAGACCGGACCAAGATCTCCTCTTCGAATCAGCCTTCCTGGAACTCTTCGTTCTGCGTTTGGCTTACAG GTCCAACCCTGAGGAAGGGAAGCTCATCTTCTGCAACGGATTGGTTTTGCACAGGCTTCAGTGTAGGCGCGGCTTTGGAGACTGGATTGACACCATAGTGGAGTTCTCTGCAAACCTTCAAAGTATGAATATAGACGTTGCAACATTCTCCTGCATATGCGCCCTTGCCACAGTAACAG AGAGACATGGGCTGAAGGAGCCCAGGAAAGTAGAGGAACTTCAGAACAAGATGGTGAACTGTTTGAAAGACAAAGTGACTTTTAACGATGGAAGTGTCAGTCGACCAAATCACTTGTCAAAACTCTTGGGAAAGCTGCCTGAACTTCGCACGCTATGTACACAAGGTCTGCAGAGGATATTTTACTTGAAACTGGAAGACTTGGTCCCTCCACCTGCAATAATAGACAAGCTTTTCCTCGATACGTTGCCCTTTTAG
- the LOC115179672 gene encoding nuclear receptor subfamily 4 group A member 2 isoform X2, which translates to MPCVQAQCGSSPQGASPASQQSASSFHAAGEHHSHNCDFLTPEFVKFSMDLTNTEITSATITNLPNVGVFVDSYCNNSNYDVKPPCLFQMPHPGEQSSIKVEDIPMYHQQSHHHQPHQSDEMVTPSGSIYYKPPSPHTQTFQSPPSHAWDDSGSLYSFHQDYLAVAHRMEQRKNAISRLSLFSLKHSQTGSPLSTCQMRFDGSLQVSVNPDTSGRYHGLESQGIFGSSSLRKQHRVGSPYSFQLGHGHHFMDNQAPSPPSKGSPTNTDALCAVCGDNAACQHYGVRTCEGCKGFFKRTVQKNAKYVCLAGKNCAVDKRRRNRCQYCRFQKCLVTGMVKEVVRTASLKGRRGRLPSKHKIQDPLSPVSILSALVRAHVDSNPSLSRLDYSRFQNNADSQITGDDTQHVQQFYDVLTVSMEIIRDWAQKIPGFTDLPRPDQDLLFESAFLELFVLRLAYRSNPEEGKLIFCNGLVLHRLQCRRGFGDWIDTIVEFSANLQSMNIDVATFSCICALATVTDMG; encoded by the exons ATGCCGTGCGTCCAGGCTCAGTGCGGATCGTCACCTCAAGGAGCTAGTCCCGCTTCGCAACAGAGCGCAAGCAGCTTCCACGCCGCTGGAGAGCACCACAGCCATAACTGCGACTTCCTAACGCCCGAGTTTGTCAAGTTTAGCATGGACCTGACCAACACAGAAATCACATCAGCCACTATCACCAATCTTCCAAATGTGGGTGTTTTCGTGGACAGCTACTGTAACAATTCGAACTATGACGTCAAACCCCCTTGTCTATTCCAAATGCCCCATCCGGGGGAGCAGTCATCCATCAAAGTTGAGGACATCCCCATGTACCACCAGCAGAGTCACCACCACCAGCCGCATCAGTCCGATGAGATGGTCACTCCCTCCGGGTCCATTTACTACAAGcccccctctccacacacacagacattccagAGTCCACCCAGCCATGCGTGGGATGATTCTGGATCTCTGTACAGTTTTCACCAGGACTACTTGGCGGTGGCGCACAGGATGGAGCAGCGGAAAAATGCCATATCCAGATTATCCTTGTTTTCTCTCAAGCATTCCCAAACCGGTAGTCCTTTGTCGACGTGCCAGATGAGATTTGACGGATCCCTCCAGGTGTCCGTGAACCCGGATACCTCAGGCAGGTATCATGGCTTGGAGAGCCAGGGCATCTTTGGTTCCAGCTCCTTAAGGAAACAGCACAGGGTGGGTTCCCCCTATTCGTTCCAGCTCGGTCACGGACATCACTTTATGGATAACCAAGCACCGTCGCCTCCTAGCAAAGGATCACCCACCAACACCGATGCTTTATGTGCCGTGTGTGGGGACAATGCCGCCTGTCAGCACTACGGCGTGCGCACCTGCGAGGGCTGTAAGGGATTCTTCAAG CGCACTGTCCAGAAAAATGCCAAATATGTGTGTTTAGCTGGGAAAAACTGTGCAGTTGACAAACGCCGGAGAAACAGGTGCCAATACTGCCGTTTCCAAAAGTGCCTTGTCACGGGAATGGTCAAAGAAG TCGTCAGGACTGCCAGTTTAAAGGGGCGACGGGGCCGGTTACCCTCCAAACATAAAATTCAAGACCCTTTGTCACCTGTCAGCATCCTTAGCGCGCTAGTGAGGGCCCATGTGGACTCCAACCCCTCATTGTCTCGACTGGACTACTCCCGG TTCCAGAATAATGCTGACAGCCAAATCACCGGAGATGACACGCAACATGTGCAGCAGTTCTACGACGTCCTGACCGTCTCCATGGAGATTATCCGCGACTGGGCGCAAAAGATCCCAGGTTTTACCGATCTGCCGAGACCGGACCAAGATCTCCTCTTCGAATCAGCCTTCCTGGAACTCTTCGTTCTGCGTTTGGCTTACAG GTCCAACCCTGAGGAAGGGAAGCTCATCTTCTGCAACGGATTGGTTTTGCACAGGCTTCAGTGTAGGCGCGGCTTTGGAGACTGGATTGACACCATAGTGGAGTTCTCTGCAAACCTTCAAAGTATGAATATAGACGTTGCAACATTCTCCTGCATATGCGCCCTTGCCACAGTAACAG ACATGGGCTGA